Below is a genomic region from Bacillota bacterium.
CCCTATTCTGATATTATCCATTTACGCCGTCATTTTAACGGTAACGACCTTTTAGGTGACGCAAACACGGCTATTCTTCCGGCTTTACAGTTAGCGCAAACACAGTCAGACGGCATTGCCGCAGGAATCAAAGCGGGCGCGAGTATCCGTGGAATTTTGAAATATAATCAGGTTTTAGCGCCGGACAAGCTGAAAGAAGAAAAGGCCAATTTTATGGCAGATTATATGGGTATTGAAAATAACGGCGGTGTAGCTGCACTGGACAGTAAATTTGATTATGTACCACTTAATTCGGAGCCTTATATGATAAACGCACAGCAGCTTGCAGCCGTGAAAAGCAAAATTTATCAGTACCTGGGTATATCAGAAAAAATTGTTGACGGTTCTTATGACGAGCAGACCGGCACCGCCTTTTATGAATCTGTTATTGAACCGCTGGCCGCGCAGATGGGGCAAGAATACACGGCAAAGATATTTACACCAATTGAGCAGCAGGCAGGAAACAAGATTATTTTCGAGGGCGATTCAATGGATTATGCGAGTTATCAGACTCGTGTTTCTACCTTGACAGCTTCTATGCCGATGGGATTATTCAGCGTTGATGAAGCCCGAGAAGTTTTGAATATGCGGCCTATTGGCGGCACAGAGGGCGCAAAGAGGTTACAAACCCTTAATGTTGTTGATGCTACCAAGGCCAATAAATACCAAGTTGGAGATGAAACAAAATGAAAGAGCAAAGAGTATGCGAAATAAGAGCCGAAGCGGCAGCAGACAGCCTTATTTTAAAAGGTATGCCGATTGTATTCAATCAGCCTACCGTCATAAATGACCGAGCAGGAAGTTATATCGAGGTAATTGAGCGAGGGGCGCTTGATGGTGCGGATTTATCCGAC
It encodes:
- a CDS encoding phage portal protein, translating into MSIFTRIFKAQQPQQTAPAVVMGAVPYFSTFSGNAYESDVFRAAVDSIARHGAKLHGSHIIRTADGREPGDDALNYLLSCRPNQFMSSFDYQYKQITHYFTCNDSFGYIQRGDGGNVTALYPLDVSGMQFVSDATDNLYCKFFFKNGKQYILPYSDIIHLRRHFNGNDLLGDANTAILPALQLAQTQSDGIAAGIKAGASIRGILKYNQVLAPDKLKEEKANFMADYMGIENNGGVAALDSKFDYVPLNSEPYMINAQQLAAVKSKIYQYLGISEKIVDGSYDEQTGTAFYESVIEPLAAQMGQEYTAKIFTPIEQQAGNKIIFEGDSMDYASYQTRVSTLTASMPMGLFSVDEAREVLNMRPIGGTEGAKRLQTLNVVDATKANKYQVGDETK